A window of the Vibrio fluvialis genome harbors these coding sequences:
- the fghA gene encoding S-formylglutathione hydrolase, with the protein MSLTNLTQAKVFDGWHKQYQHHSDVLSCDMRFAIYLPPQATAGTPVPVLYWLSGLTCTDENFMQKAAAFQKAAELGIAIVAPDTSPRGEHVPDDPDGAYDFGLGAGFYLNATQEPWKANYQMYSYIIDELPALIETHFPVSTRKAISGHSMGGHGALTIGAKNQNHYTSISAFSPICHPMAVPWGQKAFRHYLGDDKSAWEHYDAVELFKSHLVRTPILIDQGEADSFLQEQLQPETLISVAKEMDIDITLRMHPGYDHSYFFIQSFIADHLAFHAKYLKAE; encoded by the coding sequence ATGAGTTTAACCAATCTTACTCAGGCCAAAGTGTTTGATGGCTGGCACAAACAGTATCAGCATCATTCGGATGTGTTGAGCTGCGACATGCGCTTTGCGATTTATCTGCCGCCTCAAGCCACCGCGGGCACACCAGTCCCCGTATTGTACTGGTTGTCCGGGCTGACCTGCACCGATGAAAACTTCATGCAAAAAGCCGCCGCGTTTCAAAAAGCGGCCGAACTGGGCATTGCGATTGTCGCACCGGATACCAGCCCCCGTGGCGAGCACGTACCCGATGATCCCGACGGTGCGTACGATTTCGGCCTGGGTGCAGGCTTCTACCTCAATGCGACACAGGAGCCATGGAAAGCCAACTATCAGATGTACAGTTACATCATTGATGAATTACCAGCGCTTATCGAAACACATTTTCCGGTCAGCACGCGTAAGGCGATTTCCGGCCACAGTATGGGCGGCCACGGCGCATTGACCATTGGTGCGAAAAACCAGAACCACTACACCTCAATTTCTGCCTTCAGCCCAATCTGCCATCCGATGGCAGTGCCATGGGGTCAGAAAGCGTTTCGCCATTATCTGGGCGACGACAAATCGGCCTGGGAACACTACGACGCGGTCGAACTGTTTAAATCGCACTTGGTGCGCACCCCCATTCTGATTGATCAGGGCGAAGCGGATAGCTTCCTGCAAGAGCAGCTCCAGCCGGAAACACTGATAAGCGTCGCTAAAGAGATGGATATTGATATCACGCTGAGAATGCATCCTGGTTATGACCACAGCTACTTCTTTATCCAAAGCTTTATTGCCGATCATTTGGCGTTTCACGCGAAGTACCTCAAAGCCGAGTAA
- a CDS encoding LysR substrate-binding domain-containing protein, with protein sequence MASWEGVSEFVAVAETGSFTQAAKRLVTSVANVSRRIALLEERLGVKLLLRTTRKVSLTEAGQVYYQQCRALLEGLEQAELTVTQMQQTPRGKLKVTAPVTYGEQKIAPLLNDFLLQHPKLELELVLTNQKLDLIEQGVDVAVRLGQLDDSSFIARRLSNRHLYVCATPDYLAQCGTPHTLSELTKHSCLVGTYDHWRFKENQQSRSIRVKGRLSCSSGVVLLDAVLKGMGLAQLPDYYVEEHLLSGRLVEVLPSYRDDREGVWALYPQNRHLSPKVRLLVDYLAQHLSAPAMPL encoded by the coding sequence ATGGCGAGTTGGGAAGGGGTGAGTGAATTTGTTGCCGTCGCAGAGACAGGTAGTTTTACTCAGGCAGCAAAACGCTTGGTAACCTCGGTGGCGAATGTCAGCCGAAGGATTGCGTTGCTGGAAGAGCGGTTGGGGGTCAAGTTGCTGCTGCGTACGACGCGTAAAGTTTCGCTCACCGAAGCCGGTCAGGTGTATTACCAGCAATGCCGTGCATTGCTGGAGGGGCTGGAGCAGGCTGAGCTGACGGTGACTCAGATGCAACAAACGCCGAGAGGTAAACTGAAAGTGACGGCGCCGGTTACCTACGGCGAACAGAAAATTGCGCCGTTGCTGAACGACTTCTTGCTGCAGCATCCGAAGCTGGAGTTGGAATTGGTTCTGACAAACCAGAAACTGGATTTGATTGAGCAGGGCGTGGATGTCGCGGTGCGTCTTGGTCAGTTGGACGATTCCAGCTTTATTGCCCGCCGCCTGAGTAATCGCCATTTGTATGTCTGTGCAACGCCGGACTATCTTGCCCAATGTGGTACGCCGCACACTCTGTCTGAACTGACTAAACACAGTTGTCTGGTCGGGACATACGATCACTGGCGTTTCAAAGAAAATCAGCAGTCGCGCTCGATTCGTGTCAAAGGACGCCTCAGTTGCAGCAGCGGCGTCGTGCTGTTAGATGCGGTGCTCAAAGGTATGGGGCTGGCGCAACTGCCGGATTATTACGTCGAAGAGCATCTGCTTTCGGGCCGTTTGGTCGAAGTGCTGCCAAGCTATCGTGATGACCGGGAAGGGGTCTGGGCGCTTTATCCGCAAAACCGCCATTTATCGCCGAAAGTGCGTTTGCTGGTGGATTATCTGGCGCAGCATTTATCTGCACCGGCGATGCCGCTATAA
- a CDS encoding type IV pilus modification PilV family protein, which yields MANRQQGFSLIEVMISFVLIGVGALGLVKLQAYIEQRADFAMQSVIALNLAEQKLEWFRTRGASSASPTLIAADFDSDIVSGEDLTHSGYVLRWSVPAATVSGSLKTVVMEASWRDRQGQSQRIELTTSISRYSEYQP from the coding sequence ATGGCCAATAGACAACAAGGATTCAGCCTGATTGAAGTGATGATCTCATTTGTCTTAATCGGTGTCGGCGCGTTGGGTTTAGTGAAGCTGCAAGCCTATATCGAACAGAGAGCAGACTTTGCTATGCAGAGCGTTATTGCCCTGAATCTGGCTGAACAAAAACTGGAATGGTTTCGCACTCGCGGCGCATCGTCGGCCAGCCCGACATTAATTGCTGCGGACTTTGACAGTGACATCGTCAGTGGGGAAGACCTGACACACTCAGGATATGTTTTGCGCTGGAGTGTGCCTGCGGCAACGGTATCCGGCTCGTTAAAAACGGTCGTAATGGAGGCGTCCTGGCGGGATCGCCAGGGACAGTCTCAGCGTATCGAGCTAACGACGTCGATATCTCGTTATAGCGAGTATCAGCCATAA
- a CDS encoding PilW family protein: protein MVIQRARKKLRGASLIEFMIASLVGTMALAIIGSVFISSQRSAAQRSQEILLLQNITNVMQGMKEEMYQAGFDDVNRTSVLLSGASSVVYTQSFPSVVGFVYRVESAGAAAYRHVVYRQDSTALKLCEKMRAAPLTPASAADSIVGDSCYSLFDPRQISVTAFSTDTDALSGGLVSGAMTTIAITAALTNRPSVTQSLSFQIQSRNWQ from the coding sequence ATGGTTATCCAGCGTGCACGTAAAAAGCTCCGAGGCGCTTCGCTGATCGAATTTATGATCGCCTCGTTAGTGGGGACGATGGCGCTGGCGATAATCGGAAGTGTGTTTATCAGCAGTCAGCGCAGTGCCGCGCAACGCAGCCAAGAAATTCTGCTGCTGCAAAATATCACTAATGTGATGCAAGGGATGAAAGAGGAGATGTATCAGGCCGGGTTTGATGACGTAAACCGGACTTCCGTGTTGTTATCCGGGGCATCAAGCGTGGTTTATACACAAAGTTTTCCCTCCGTAGTTGGTTTTGTGTATCGCGTGGAATCTGCAGGGGCGGCGGCGTATCGCCATGTGGTTTATCGTCAGGACTCCACGGCGTTGAAGTTGTGCGAAAAAATGCGGGCAGCGCCTTTAACCCCCGCGTCTGCGGCGGATTCTATCGTCGGCGATAGCTGTTATTCACTCTTTGATCCCCGGCAGATATCCGTCACCGCGTTTTCTACCGATACTGACGCGTTATCGGGCGGCCTTGTCAGCGGAGCAATGACCACCATCGCCATTACAGCGGCGTTGACTAACCGTCCGAGTGTTACGCAATCGCTCTCATTTCAAATTCAGTCGAGGAACTGGCAATGA
- a CDS encoding type IV pilin protein: protein MEMIRTNRCNRRQSDSLGMTLIELMIAVVIIGILSGIAYPAYTGYVKEGHRKQVMADMVKIQLYLEEHYNSGYSTAGVLSGGACTLCSSDTDRYSVGVTVSSSGYTITATPQANKGQNLDKCAGSTYSQLSLRSTGLAEPVTCWQ, encoded by the coding sequence ATGGAAATGATTCGAACAAATCGTTGCAACAGGCGGCAATCCGATTCTTTGGGTATGACACTGATCGAATTAATGATCGCAGTGGTGATTATTGGCATTCTGTCCGGCATCGCCTACCCGGCTTATACTGGCTATGTTAAAGAAGGGCACCGTAAGCAGGTCATGGCTGACATGGTCAAAATCCAGTTGTATCTGGAAGAACATTACAACAGTGGCTATTCCACAGCCGGAGTGCTATCGGGTGGTGCCTGCACCTTATGTAGCAGTGATACAGATCGTTATTCCGTTGGTGTTACGGTATCCAGCTCGGGATACACCATTACCGCAACGCCACAAGCCAACAAAGGCCAGAATCTGGATAAATGCGCAGGCAGTACTTATTCCCAGCTCTCATTGAGAAGTACAGGATTAGCAGAGCCCGTAACGTGTTGGCAGTAA
- a CDS encoding AbgT family transporter, with the protein MSNQAVKSAPPANSSRMDGFLNFIERAGNKIPDPAILFFWALVIVWGASALLSNVSFDLINPRTGDALEVKNLLTGESLAHFLANMVSTFTSFAPLGIVLVAMLGVGVADSSGFITTGLKKMLNVTPAKLLTPMLILVAIVSHTAADAGYVLVIPLGGIIFHAAGRHPLAGIAAAFAGVSGGFSANFIPSGIDPLLAGFTQTSAQVLDAAYQVNPLANIFFTGLSSVIIVAIGWYVTERVIEPRLQKMPVDEDAEAAPDLGSFTAIESKAFRYAGGAMLLGIALLVAALWPENSALRSPDGEITAFSAPIMKSIVPLIFILFIIPGIVYGRVSGTFKNSNDVIKAMSGTMATMGAYIVMSFFCAQFLAAFGQSNIGTMLALYGAEGLKALNLPGEATIVGMILLTAMVNLLVGSASAKWALIGPILVPMLMAVGISPELSQAAYRVGDSVSNIISPLMVFFPLVVVYCQRYVKATGIGTLASLMMPFSIAMLIGWTLFLLAYWALGIPLGIQAPYTYSM; encoded by the coding sequence ATGAGTAACCAAGCCGTAAAATCTGCGCCGCCAGCGAACTCAAGTCGCATGGATGGCTTTCTTAATTTCATCGAACGCGCGGGGAACAAAATCCCGGATCCTGCGATTCTATTCTTCTGGGCATTGGTCATCGTCTGGGGTGCCTCTGCGCTGCTATCCAATGTCAGCTTTGACCTCATCAACCCACGCACGGGGGATGCACTGGAGGTTAAAAACCTGCTGACCGGAGAATCACTGGCCCATTTTCTTGCCAATATGGTGAGTACCTTTACCAGTTTTGCTCCTCTGGGTATTGTCCTGGTCGCGATGCTGGGGGTTGGCGTGGCGGACTCGTCAGGCTTCATCACGACCGGTCTTAAGAAAATGCTTAATGTGACCCCGGCAAAATTGCTGACGCCGATGCTGATTCTGGTGGCGATTGTGTCGCACACTGCGGCCGATGCGGGTTATGTGTTGGTGATTCCGTTGGGCGGTATCATTTTCCACGCAGCGGGCCGACACCCTCTGGCGGGGATTGCGGCGGCGTTTGCCGGCGTATCCGGTGGTTTCTCTGCCAACTTCATTCCATCGGGGATCGATCCTCTGCTTGCGGGCTTTACCCAGACCTCTGCTCAAGTATTGGATGCCGCTTATCAGGTGAATCCGTTGGCGAACATCTTCTTCACCGGTCTTTCTTCGGTGATCATTGTGGCGATTGGCTGGTATGTCACCGAGCGCGTGATTGAGCCGCGTTTACAGAAAATGCCAGTCGATGAGGATGCGGAAGCCGCGCCGGATCTGGGATCGTTCACCGCGATTGAGTCGAAAGCTTTCCGTTACGCAGGCGGTGCGATGCTGCTGGGTATCGCGTTGCTGGTGGCGGCCTTGTGGCCGGAAAACTCCGCGCTGCGTTCGCCAGACGGTGAAATCACTGCGTTTTCAGCACCGATCATGAAGTCGATTGTGCCACTGATCTTCATCCTGTTTATTATTCCGGGCATCGTTTATGGCCGTGTTTCCGGTACTTTTAAAAACAGTAATGATGTGATTAAAGCCATGTCAGGGACGATGGCAACCATGGGCGCGTACATTGTGATGTCGTTCTTCTGCGCGCAGTTTCTGGCGGCATTTGGTCAGTCTAATATCGGAACCATGTTGGCGCTGTATGGGGCGGAAGGGCTGAAAGCGCTTAACCTGCCAGGCGAAGCAACGATTGTCGGTATGATTCTATTGACGGCGATGGTGAACTTGTTGGTCGGTTCTGCTTCTGCGAAGTGGGCGCTGATCGGCCCGATTCTGGTGCCGATGTTGATGGCGGTGGGGATTTCTCCCGAGTTGTCTCAGGCGGCGTACCGCGTGGGCGACTCTGTGTCCAACATCATTTCACCGTTGATGGTGTTCTTCCCGCTGGTGGTGGTGTACTGCCAACGTTACGTGAAAGCGACGGGGATCGGCACACTGGCGTCGCTGATGATGCCATTCTCGATTGCGATGCTGATTGGCTGGACGTTATTCCTGCTTGCTTACTGGGCATTGGGCATCCCGCTTGGTATTCAGGCGCCGTACACCTACAGCATGTAA
- a CDS encoding S-(hydroxymethyl)glutathione dehydrogenase/class III alcohol dehydrogenase yields MSQDKFIKSRAAVAWGPNQPLKMEEVDVMLPRKGEVLVRIVASGVCHTDAFTLSGDDPEGVFPAILGHEGGGIVEMVGEGVTSVEVGDHVIPLYTAECGECKFCKSGKTNLCSAVRATQGKGLMPDGTTRFYKDGEPIFHYMGCSTFSEYTVLPEISLAKVNKEAPLEEICLLGCGVTTGMGAVMNTAKVKKGDTVAIFGLGGIGLSAIIGARMVGASRIIGIDINEKKFELAKQLGATDCINPQKFDKPIQDVIIEMTDGGVDFSFECIGNVNVMRQALECCHKGWGESVIIGVAGAGQEISTRPFQLVTGRVWRGSAFGGVKGRSQLPGIVEQYLAGEFGLQEFITHTMPLDEINEAFELMHSGESIRSVIHFK; encoded by the coding sequence ATGTCTCAAGACAAATTCATTAAATCTCGTGCCGCGGTTGCCTGGGGCCCAAATCAGCCACTGAAGATGGAAGAAGTGGACGTTATGCTGCCACGTAAAGGCGAAGTGCTGGTGCGTATCGTCGCATCAGGCGTTTGCCACACGGACGCGTTTACCCTGTCTGGTGATGATCCTGAAGGCGTATTCCCGGCGATCCTTGGCCATGAAGGCGGTGGTATTGTTGAAATGGTTGGTGAAGGCGTCACCAGCGTGGAAGTGGGCGATCACGTCATTCCACTCTACACCGCCGAATGTGGCGAATGTAAGTTCTGTAAATCAGGCAAAACCAACCTGTGTAGCGCTGTGCGTGCCACTCAGGGCAAAGGCTTGATGCCAGACGGCACGACGCGTTTCTACAAAGATGGCGAACCCATTTTCCACTACATGGGCTGTTCAACCTTCTCTGAATACACCGTGCTGCCAGAAATCTCGTTAGCGAAAGTCAACAAAGAAGCACCATTGGAAGAGATCTGTCTGCTGGGTTGTGGCGTGACCACGGGTATGGGCGCAGTCATGAACACCGCCAAAGTGAAAAAAGGCGACACCGTTGCCATCTTTGGTCTGGGTGGTATCGGCTTGTCCGCAATCATCGGCGCTCGAATGGTTGGCGCGAGCCGTATTATTGGTATCGATATCAATGAGAAGAAATTCGAACTGGCGAAGCAACTGGGTGCGACCGACTGCATCAACCCACAGAAATTCGATAAGCCGATTCAGGACGTTATCATCGAGATGACTGACGGCGGCGTCGACTTCTCGTTCGAATGTATCGGCAACGTGAACGTGATGCGCCAGGCGCTGGAATGCTGTCACAAAGGTTGGGGCGAATCCGTCATCATTGGTGTTGCGGGCGCAGGTCAGGAAATCTCTACCCGTCCATTCCAGCTGGTGACTGGTCGAGTATGGCGCGGCAGCGCATTTGGCGGCGTGAAAGGTCGTTCACAACTGCCGGGCATTGTTGAACAGTATCTGGCGGGTGAATTTGGTCTGCAGGAGTTCATTACTCACACCATGCCGCTCGACGAGATCAACGAAGCGTTTGAGCTGATGCATTCGGGTGAAAGCATTCGCTCGGTGATCCATTTCAAATAA
- the dnaJ gene encoding molecular chaperone DnaJ encodes MSKRDFYEVLGVSRDASERDIKKAYKRLAMKFHPDRNQGDASAADKFKEVKEAYEILTDPQKKAAYDQYGHAAFEQGGGGFGGGGFGGGGADFGDIFGDVFGDIFGGGRRGGGAPRPQRGADLRYNMELTLEEAVRGCSKEIEVPTLVHCDTCDGSGAKKGTSAQTCGTCHGHGQVQMRQGFFAVQQTCPTCHGKGKIIKDPCNDCHGQGRKQKTKTLNVKIPAGVDTGDRIRLAGEGEAGEMGAPAGDLYVQVHVREHHIFERDGNNLYCEVPVSFAMAALGGEVEVPTLDGRVNLKVPEETQTGRMFRMRGKGVKSVRGGAIGDLIVKLVVETPVKLSARQKELLRELEESCGGDAANKHKPKSEGFFNGVKKFFDDLTS; translated from the coding sequence ATGTCAAAACGTGATTTTTACGAAGTATTAGGCGTTAGCCGTGATGCCTCTGAGCGCGATATTAAGAAGGCGTACAAACGCCTGGCGATGAAATTCCACCCGGACCGCAATCAGGGTGATGCCAGCGCTGCGGATAAGTTTAAAGAAGTAAAAGAAGCGTATGAGATTCTGACCGACCCGCAGAAGAAAGCGGCGTACGACCAATATGGTCACGCAGCGTTTGAACAGGGCGGCGGTGGTTTCGGTGGCGGCGGCTTTGGCGGCGGCGGTGCGGATTTCGGCGACATCTTTGGTGATGTCTTTGGCGATATTTTCGGTGGCGGCCGTCGTGGTGGTGGTGCGCCGCGTCCACAACGTGGTGCGGATCTGCGCTACAACATGGAACTGACGCTGGAAGAAGCGGTACGTGGTTGCTCGAAAGAGATTGAAGTTCCGACTTTGGTTCACTGTGATACCTGTGATGGCAGCGGTGCGAAGAAAGGCACCTCGGCTCAAACCTGTGGCACCTGTCATGGTCACGGTCAGGTACAGATGCGTCAGGGCTTCTTTGCGGTCCAGCAAACCTGTCCTACCTGTCATGGTAAAGGCAAGATCATTAAAGACCCTTGTAACGACTGTCATGGTCAGGGCCGTAAACAGAAAACCAAAACGCTTAACGTTAAAATTCCAGCTGGTGTCGACACGGGCGATCGTATTCGCCTTGCGGGCGAAGGCGAAGCAGGAGAAATGGGCGCACCTGCGGGCGACTTGTACGTACAAGTGCACGTCAGAGAGCACCACATTTTTGAACGTGATGGCAACAACTTGTACTGCGAAGTCCCTGTCAGCTTTGCAATGGCCGCACTGGGCGGTGAAGTGGAAGTTCCAACCCTCGATGGTCGTGTGAACCTGAAAGTGCCGGAAGAAACGCAAACGGGCCGTATGTTCCGCATGCGTGGCAAAGGCGTGAAGAGTGTTCGCGGCGGCGCCATCGGCGACCTGATCGTGAAGCTGGTGGTGGAAACTCCGGTGAAACTGAGCGCGCGTCAGAAAGAGCTGCTGCGTGAACTGGAAGAATCTTGTGGTGGCGATGCAGCCAACAAGCATAAGCCCAAGTCTGAAGGGTTCTTCAATGGTGTGAAGAAGTTCTTTGATGACTTAACCAGCTAA
- a CDS encoding GspH/FimT family pseudopilin, whose amino-acid sequence MVRGFTLLELLITLAVLAVVLTFAAPSFERFSQQNQMQTLASELQGFMLQAKSEAVFRNQDLWAHFVMDSNPSASGQWTIVLKDSDSPSSGNTILLLSGRGFRNISLESHFGANKIKFDGVRGKVVNGSLSFHPVTETSKELKLRTSYSANRVMICGNQGALYGYPACT is encoded by the coding sequence ATGGTTCGCGGGTTTACCTTACTGGAACTACTGATCACGCTGGCTGTTCTGGCCGTGGTGCTAACGTTCGCAGCGCCCAGTTTTGAGCGTTTTTCACAGCAGAATCAGATGCAGACGTTGGCGTCTGAACTGCAAGGATTCATGCTACAAGCCAAATCGGAAGCGGTGTTTCGCAACCAAGATTTATGGGCCCACTTTGTGATGGACAGCAATCCATCTGCATCGGGCCAGTGGACTATTGTACTGAAAGACAGCGATTCGCCTTCCTCTGGAAATACCATTTTGCTGCTCAGTGGCCGGGGATTTCGCAACATCAGTTTGGAATCGCACTTCGGCGCCAACAAAATCAAGTTCGATGGTGTGCGCGGTAAAGTGGTTAACGGCAGCCTCTCATTTCATCCGGTCACCGAGACAAGCAAAGAACTCAAACTACGGACGTCATACAGCGCAAATCGAGTGATGATTTGTGGCAACCAAGGAGCCTTGTATGGTTATCCAGCGTGCACGTAA